Part of the Spiribacter salinus M19-40 genome, GTTTGAGTAGCAGCATCATGCGCACGCTTCAGGAGCGGGGCTGGGTCCGCGTTGCCGGGCACCGGGATGCGCCGGGCCGCCCGGCAGTCTATGCGACGACACGCGATTTTCTGGACCACTTCAACCTGGCAGGCTTGAGTGATCTGCCGAGTCTGATGGAGTTGGGGGATCACGGCCCCGAGCATCCCGAACTGGATCTGGAGATGCCCGTTTGAGCTCGGAGAAACTTCAGAAAGTTCTTGCCCGGGCAGGGGTCGGTTCCCGGCGCGAGTTGGAGCGCTGGATCGCTGATGGCCGGGTCCGGGTCGATGGGCAAAAGGCCACGCTGGGCGATCGCGTCGAGCCAGGCGCGCGAATTCATGTTGATGGCCGACTGGTGAATACGGCGAGTCTGGAGGCGCCGGCCCGCCGGGTGATTGCCTACCACAAGCCAACCGGTGAGTTGGTCACGCGCTCCGACCCGGAAGGGCGCCGCACGGTCTTTACCCGTTTGCCGCGCGTGAAAGGCGCACGCTGGATCGCCATTGGCCGACTGGATATCAACACCGCGGGTCTATTGCTCGTCACCACGGATGGCGAGCTGGCCAATCGTTTGATGCACCCGCGCCATGAAATTGCCCGGGACTATGCCGTTCGTGTCTACGGACGGGTTGATGAGGCGACCCGCCAGCGCCTGACGCAGGGCGTGGACCTGGAGGATGGCCGAGCGGCCTTTGATGCGCTGGCGCCGCTGGATACCGATCGCGCCGCCAATGAGTGGTATCGCGTTCGGCTGCGTGAGGGCCGGAATCGTTTGGTCCGGCGTCTCTGGGAGTCTCAGGGCCTTCAGGTCAGTCGATTGATGCGTGTCCAGTACGGCCCGATCGAAATGCCAGCCGGGCTGCGGGAAGGCCAGTTTGATGAACTGGATACCCCACGGATCAATGCGCTCCTCGAAGCGGTCGGGCTAGACCCTGAGCCCACCCGTCCCCGCCCAGCACGGCGCCCAAGGCGTCGATAACCCCGGGTGGGTGCTTTCGCCGAACTGTATGAGGATCTCCACGGGGCGCTTGGCCCGCAGGCCTGGTGGCCAGCGGAAAGCCGCTTCGAGGTGTTGGTCGGGGCGGTGCTGACGCAGAATGCAGCGTGGCGGAATGTAGAGCAGGCGATTACGCGACTGCGGGATGCCGCGCTGTTTGCCCCTGAGGCCATCCTGGCCGCGCCGGTGGCGCGCGTCGCCGAGTGCATTCGTCCGAGTGGTTACTACAACATCAAAACCCAGCGGTTGCGGGCGGCCTGCGAGGCCTGGCTAGCGCTCGGCGGTGAGCAGGGGATGGCGGCTATGCCCACTCTGGCGTTGCGCAATGCCTTGCTGGCTGTGCATGGGCTTGGCCCGGAGAGTGTGGATGACGTGCTGCTCTATGGATTTGAGCGGCCCGTGTTTGTGATTGATGCCTATACCCGTCGCATCTTCTCGCGCATCGGCGTGGTCGACCCGCGTGCCGGGTACGACACGCTTCAGCAACAATTTCAGGCCGATTTGCCTGTCGACGCCCAGCAGTTCAATGAGTATCACGCGTTGATCGTGCAGCTGGGCAAATCCTTTTGCCGGCCGCGGCAGCCGCGCTGTGGCGACTGTCCTTTGCTGTCACGGTGTGCCCACGGGCGGGCGGAGATGAATCAGCGCTCGTAGGTGCCAATCAGCCGGTTCATGCCGATAACGTGCGGCTCAACCTGATCAAGGAATTGCCAGAGGGTGAGTCCCGGCTCGAGGTTCAAGGCCTGATCGAGCGCCAGGACCCAGAAGTAGTAGTGGTGCAGCCCGTGGCCTTCCGGCGGCATTGGCCCGCCATAGGCCTGCCGGCCGAAGTCGGTCACGCCGTTGGTGTACGCCTCGCTGCCCTCTTCGAGGCCGTTCACCTCACCCGGGATGTTGTAGTAGACCCAGTGCACGAACCCGTAGCTGCCTGGGCTGATCAGTGGCGCATCTGGGTCGTGACAGATCACTGCAAAGCCCTGCGTGCCCTCGGGTGCGCCCTGCCAATAAATTGATGGCGCAACATCGTCTCCATCACCGGTGTAGCGCACCGGGATCGGCTCGTGGGTTCCGAAGGCACTGCTTCTGACTTGCAGCGACGAAAGCGCAAATCCCATTTAGTTTCTCCAATCGGTTGGATCAAGTGTGGGCAAGGATGCCATATCTGTCAGGTCGTCACCTTATACTGACCACCGTTCTTCGGGGAGCCCTCCGTTCCGAGCAGTGAGAGAATCGCCGCGGCCGCGCCCTCCGGAATCGGTGCTTCTTCAGGCATCTCCCCCGCATAGGCGCGGCGCCGAAGCCCGCTACGCAGGGGGCCAGGGTCGATGCTGCAGGCGGTTACCGGGTGCGCTTCCGACGACTCGGCTGCCAGCGTTTGCATCAGGCCCTCAAGGCCCCATTTACTCACAGCGTATGCCCCCATGGCGGCTTGTCCGCTGCGACCACAGGCGTCGCTAATAAACAACATGGCGCCCGCACTCTCGCGAAGTAACGGAAGGCAGGCCTGGGTCATCATGAACGCCCCGTTCAGGTTGACATGCAGGGTCTCCAGCCATTGTTGCGGCGCATACAGACCGATGGGGGCCGGTTCGCCGAGTGCCGCCGCGGCCTGAATGACGACATCGAGCCCGCCGAGTGCCGAGCGAATGCGTTCAGCCAATTCCGTGTAGTCATCTGGTGACGCGCCCATGAGATCCAGCGGATAAAGCCCGGGCTGCCCATGTCCAGCGGCCTCGATGCGGTCGTGAAGCGCTTCAAGACCTTTGAGATCGCTGTCCAGCAGCACTAGCTCACCGCCCTCGGCCGCGATCATCTCGGCAAGCGCGCCCCCCAGACTGCCGGCCGCGCCTGTGATGAGCAGCCGTTGTCCCGCCAGCCGACCAGAGACGGGTTGTGGGTTTTTTACGAAGGGCAGTTCAAGGGTCATTTCGGGATTTCTCCAGGCCCAGGTTTGACGGCGCCTGGCCTTCGCGCCGTTCGCCAGGCCAGCCAGAATTTTCTCAACGGGGTGAGGTGGTGCTCCCGGGCCACCACCGGATAGCCCTCATGCGCGAGCGTATCCAGTAGACGCCGATACAAGACCGCAAGGACCAGGCCATGGGTCTGACCGCGTCGAGCATCGCCGGGCAGCTGCGCAATGGCGCTGTCAAGAAAGCGCCGGGCGCGCGCGCCCTGGCGCTCCATGAGTTCCTGGCGGGCCTGGCTTGGGTGCTCATCGAGGAGCGTTTCCGTATCCAGTCCGGCGAGGGTGAGTTCATCCTCCGGGATATACACGCGTCCCGCACGCACATCACGGCGGACATGGCGGATCATTCGCGTCAGCTCCAGGCCCATGGACAGATCATGTGCGAACGGCGCCACCTCATCGCCGCGGGCACCCGTCAATCGCCAGGCGAGATCGGCGATGGCGCCACCAGCGCGGTGGCAGTATAGCGTGAGCTCCCGCAGGGTCGGGTAGCGACCGTATTCAAGGTCCATTCGGGCCGCCTCGATGACCTCGCCTAGCCCTTCCAGATTCAGTCCATGCGACTGGGCGCTCGGTAAAAGGGCCTGCATGACTGGGTGCCGTGGCGCGCCGTTTCGCAGACGCTCCAGCTCTTCCTGCCACCAAGTGAGCTTAACCGCACCCACACCGGCCTCGCTGACCTCACGCGGGATCTCGAGAATCTCGGCGCGGTAAGCCGCAAGGGCGGTAAGGCCCGCCCGCGCCTCGTTGGGTGCGAACAGCAGTGCGTAGTAAATACTGGACCCGTCGGGCGCGACCTTTTGCCGGCAGTAATCCAGTGGGTCCATGTGGTCAGGCAGTCGCAGACTGAGCGGTCGATGCAACCCCAAGGTCAACCCAGCGCAAGGTCTCGAGCGGATGACTGATCAGGCCATCAGCCCCCCAGCGCTCGGCGTGATCGTCGCCGGAGAGGTAGCCATACAGGGCGGCCAGGGTCATCGTACCGGCGCCGCGGCCCGCCTGAATATCCCGTTCCGCATCACCAACGACCACACATTCGGCGGGCGCCAGGCCGAGCCGCCGACAGCCTTCGAGGACTTGGTGCGGATGCGGTTTGCGCAAGGCGATGTCATCGCCGGTCACCAGACAGTCCGGGCGTTCGTGATAGCCGAGTTCGTTGATCAGAGGGCGGGTCAGCCAGCCAGGCTTGTTGGTCACAATACCCCAGGGTACGCCAGCGGCCTCCAGCGTCTCTAGCATGGGTTCCATGCCCTCGTAGGGGAGGGTCTCAGCACTCAGGCTCTCATGGTAAAGCTCGAGAAAGCGCACCCGCAGCGGCTCAAAACGCGGCTGGTCAGGAGACAGGTGAAAGGCCCGTGCAATCATGGGTGCGCTGCCATGGCCGACCGCGTTGGCGAATTCCGCGGCCGGCAGCGGCGGTAGCGATTGCTCTTCGCGCAGGGTATTCATCGCGTTGATCAGGTCGGGTGCGGTATCGAAGAGTGTCCCATCCAGGTCCAAAAGTACGCCGCGGGCCAGGGCAAACGGGGTCATCGCACCTCCGGACGGGTTGCCTGCATCAGGTAGTTCACTGAAATGTCTTCGCTGAGAGCGTAAGTCTGAGTGAGTGGGTTGTACTGCAAGCCCGTCATGTCCTCGATTGAGAGCCCGCCCCGTCGCGACCAGCGTGCAAGTTCTGCGGGTTGAATAAACGACCGGGCATCGTGTGTCCCGCGGGGAAGCAGGCGCAGGAGATGCTCAGCGCCGACAATGGCAAACAGCCAGGCCCGCGCGTTGCGATTGATCGTTGAAAAATAGACCTGGCCGCCCGGGCGCACGAGCGCCGCGCAGGCGTAGACGATCGATGCGGGATCCGGGACGTGCTCTAGTAACTCCAGGCAGGTCACGACATCCCATTCGCCCGGAGCCTCGTCAGCCAGTGACTCAGCAGCAATCGCACGATAATCGACCTCGACCCCGGTTTCGAGGGCATGCAGGCCGGCGATCTCCAGGCTGTGCTCGGCCAAATCAATGCCAGTGACCTGAGCGCCGCGCTCCGCCATTGCCTCAGAAAGGATTCCCCCACCACAACCCACATCCAGCACGCGCCTTCCGCGCAGGGGCCCGGCGTGACGTTCAATGTAGTCAAGGCGAAGTGGGTTGATGGCATGCAGCGGCGCGAAGGGTCCGGCAGGATCCCACCAGGCGCTGGCATCCTCATCAAACTTGGCGATTTCAGCCTGATCCGCGTTCTGGCTCATTAGCGTTGGAGTTTATCACGCCATTCGGCTGCTCGGGCGCGGATTGCCGGGACATCGAGTGTGACGGGTTCGCGCGCCTTCAACACATGCCGGCCGGCGATCCAGACGTCCCGAACGGCCTCGCGGCCACAGGCATAAACGACTTGGGAGGCCACGTCGTGGAGGGGGTCTGCTTCCGGGGTGTTGAGATCGAGGCTGACCAAGTCGGCCGCCTTGCCAACGACCAGGCTGCCGATCTCCTGGTCACGGCCAATCGCTCGGGCGCCACCGAGGGTGGCTATTTCCAAGGCCTGGTGAGCTGGGAGCGCGGTCGCATCCAGGCTTGCTCCCTTGGCTAGCATTGCCGCGGTTCGCATTTCACCAAGGATATCGAGGTTGTTGTTACTGGCAGCGCCATCCGTGCCGAGGGCAAGGCCAACTCCACGCGCCGCAAGGTCGGCGATGGGACAGATGCCACTGGCGAGTTTGAGATTGGCCTCAGGGCAGTGGATCACGTGGGCACCGGTCGCGCTGATGCGATCGCGTTCGCGTTCATCCAGGTGCGTCATGTGGACGGCGAGCAACTGCGGTCCGACCAGACCCAGCGCATCCAGACGCATCAGGGGCCGGCTGCCGGTCTTCTCGACACTGGCGTCAATTTCGCCAAGCGTCTCGTGGATGTGCATGTGCAGGCGGCGACCATGCCTCTCAGCCAGCTCAGCCGCGCGCACGAGGTGCGGTTCGCTCACTGTGTAAGGGGCATGCGGGGCCATTGTCGTGTCAATCAACGGGTCGTTTGCCCACTGTGCATGGAGGGCTTCGCCCTTTTCGAAGTACGCCTCCGGGCCGGACGCGTACGGTGTCGGGAAGTCGATGAGGATCATGCCGACGGTTGCCCGCATCCCGGCCTCTGCCGCCACAGCGGCCGTCGTTTCGGGAAAGAAGTACATGTCGTTAAAGCACGTAATGCCACCGCGCAGCATCTCAAGCACCGCGAGTGCCGAACCGTCCCGCACGAATGCCTCGCCAACATGGGCCTGCTCCGCCGGCCAGATATGCGATTCCAGCCACGTCATCAGCGGCAGGTCGTCGGCATACCCGCGCAGCAGGGTCATCGCGGCATGGGTGTGGGCATTGATGAGCCCCGGCATGATGACCTGCCCGGGCAGTTCCTTGACGGCTGCTGCTTGATGACGGCTTTCGAGCGCCTGGCGCGGTTCAATGGCGGCGATACGCCCCTGATCGATGGCGATGGAGTGACCAGTGAGGACCTCGCCCGCCGGCTCGATGGGCAGAACCCAATCCGGATGAAGAATCTGCTCGACAGGGATCATTGTACCCGCCTCAGTCGCTCATCGAGTAGCGCAGTGTGCGACAATAACCCCGTGATGTCAGTGCCCGTCCCCCGGCCACATTTGCTAACAGGGAGAAGTGTGCATGAAGTTGCTGCCACTGGGCTTTGCCCTTGCCACGGCGGTTGGTGCCGGTGTCGCCAATGCCGAGAACCCCCGCGTTGTCTTTGAGACCACCGCAGGCGATATCCAGCTTGAGCTCTATGCCGATGATGCGCCGGTCAGTGTCGAGAATTTTCTGGCGTACGTGGATGACGGGTTTTACGACGGAACCATATTCCACCGGGTTATTCCCGGATTCGTCATTCAGGGCGGGGGCTTTGACGAGGAGATGACGCGTCAGGACACGCGGGATCCGATCGTTAACGAGGCGGACAACGGGCTCAAGAATGAGCGCGGCACGCTGTCGATGGCACGCACACAGGCGCGGGACAGCGCGACATCGCAGTTCTTTGTCAATCTTGCCGACAACCCCTTCCTGGATCATGGCGAGCGGGATTTCGGTTATGCCGTCTTCGCACGCGTTGTTGAGGGAATGGCGGTTGTGGATGAGATCGCAGCCGGTGAAACCGCCCGGCGTAACGGCATGGCGGATGTCCCGGTCGAACCGGTTCGTGTCGAGCGGGCCCGCCGTCTGAGCGGCGATTGAGCCGCTGAGTTGAGCCCACCGGCGTGGTATAATCCGCGCTTTCGCATTGAACGTTCAGTGGTAGTCGAGAACCCCAGTCATGTCCAGCGTCGCTAAGGAAATTCTTCCGGTTAATCTCGAAGACGAGATGCGCCAGTCCTATCTGGATTACGCCATGAGCGTCATTGTGGGGCGCGCGCTGCCCGATGTTCGCGATGGGCTCAAGCCGGTGCACCGGCGGGTCTTGCACGCCATGCGCGAGCTGGGGAATGACTGGAACAAGCCGTACAAGAAATCGGCCCGTGTAGTCGGTGATGTGATTGGTAAGTACCACCCGCACGGCGACTCGGCGGTCTACGACACGATCGTTCGAATGGCGCAGGATTTCTCTATGCGCTACCCGCTCGTAGACGGGCAGGGCAACTTCGGCTCGATTGACGGCGATAACGCCGCAGCCATGCGCTACACCGAAGTCCGCATGGCACGCATCGCCCACGAGCTGCTGGCGGATATCGACAAGGAGACAGTCGACTTCGCCGACAACTACGACGGCTCCGAGCGCGAGCCGCAGGTGCTGCCGACGCGGGTTCCGAATTTCCTTATCAATGGCGGCTCGGGTATCGCGGTGGGTATGGCCACCAACGTGCCTCCACACAACCTCACCGAGGTTGTCGATGCCTGTGTGGCGCTAATTGATGATGAGACGCTCGACATCGAACAGTTGATGGAGATTATCCCGGGCCCGGATCTTCCCACCCGCGGCATTATCAACGGTGTCGAGGGGGTCCGGGAGGCCTATCGCACGGGTCGTGGGCGCCTGGTGATGCGGGCCCGGTGCCAGTTCGAACATGATGAATCGAACGGCAAAGCCAGCATCGTCGTTAACGAGCTGCCTTATCAGGTTAACAAGGCCCGTCTGCTCGAGAAGATAGCCGAGCTGGTCAAGGAAAAGCGCATCGAGGGCATTACCGAGCTGCGTGACGAGTCCGATAAAGATGGGATTCGGATGGTGATTGAGTTGCGCCGGGGTGAAGTCCCCGAGGTCATTCTCAATAACCTGTATCAGCAAACGCAACTTGAGACGGTCTTTGGCATCAATATGGTTGCCCTGCACGAGGGCCAGCCGAAACAGCACAACCTAAAGGATGTGCTGGAGGCCTTTATTTCTCATCGCCGCGAGGTGGTGACGCGGCGGACTGTATTCGAACTGCGAAAAGCCCGGGAGCGGGCTCACGTGCTCGAAGGGCTGGCCGTCGCGCTGGCCAACATCGATGAGGTGATTGCCCTGATCAAGGCGTCGCCGACTTCCTCCGACGCCAAAGCGGCGCTGGTGTCCCGTGACTGGGCGCCGGGTGTGGTGAGCGACATGCTCGCGCGGGCTGGTGCCGAGGCATCACGCCCGGAAGAGCTGGGCAGCGACGTCGGGCTGGTTGGCCAGGCGTATCGCCTGACGGAGTCTCAGGCACAGGCCATTCTGGACCTGCGGCTGCACCGCCTGACGGGGCTCGAGCAGGACCGCATTGTCGATGAGTACCGCGAGATCCTCGAGCGGATCGAGGGGCTGCTCGCCATCCTCGCGAGTAGCGAGCGTTTGATGGAAGTGATTCGCGACGAACTCCTGGAAGCCCGTGAGCGTTACGGCGATGAGCGCCGCAGTGAAATCCTCGAGCATCGCCTTGATCTGACCATGGAAGATCTCATTCCCGAGCAGGACGTCGTGGTCACACTCTCCCATGGCGGCTACGCCAAATCGCAGCCCATTGATGTCTACCAGGCGCAGCGCCGCGGTGGAAAGGGCAAGGCGGCGACACGGATGCGCGATGAGGACTTCGTCGACAAGCTCTGGATTGCGAACAGTCACGACACGCTGCTTTGTTTTTCGAGCCACGGTAAGTGCTACTGGCTAAAGGTCTACGAACTACCGCACGGTAGTCGGGGTTCCAAAGGCAAGCCGATTGTTAATCTGCTGCCTCTGGAAGAAGACGAGCGTATTAACGCCGTGCTGCCCGTCAGTGAATTCGATGGTGATTATCACGTGTTCATGGCCACACAGCAGGGAACCGTCAAAAAGACACCGCTGTCGCACTTCTCCCGGCCACGGTCATCCGGAATCATCGCGGTGCATTTAGCCGATGGTGATCGACTGGTGAACGTCGGCATGACGGATGGCAACTCCGACATCATGTTGCTCACCAGCGCAGGTAAGGCGATCCGGTTTGAAGAATCGAAAGTCCGGGCCATGGGACGAACGGCTGCGGGTGTGCGCGGCGTCCGCCTGGCGCCGGGCCAGACCGTCATTGAATGCCTGATTCTGGGTGAGGGTCATGTGCTGACGGTAACCGAGAACGGCTTCGGCAAGGTCACGCCGGTTGCAGACTATCCGCTGCGGGGTCGCGGCGGCATGGGGGTCATCGGCATTCAAACGTCCGAGCGTAACGGCGCCGTTGTCGGCGCTGCACAGGTCAGTGAAGACGACGAGGTCATGCTGATCAGTAACGGTGGAACACTGGTGCGCACGCGGGCCGCTGAGATCTCGGTGTTAAGCCGGAATACTCAAGGCGTCAAGCTGATCAGCCTGGGTCGTGGCGAACATTTGGTGGGTCTGGCGCGGATTGAGTCCCTTGAGGATGACGTCGAGGAAATGGATCCCGACACCGCGGACTGACCCGGACCGTTTTTCTTTTGCAATCAGTTCTGGAGCGCAGAATGGCACGCGTTTACAACTTCAGCGCAGGCCCGGCGGTATTGCCGGAGCCGGTTCTCGAACAAGCCGCGAGCGAAATGCTCGACTGGCATGGGACGGGGATGTCCGTGATGGAAATGAGTCATCGCGGAAAGTCATTCGTCTCAATCGCTGAGCAGGCGGAGGCCGCGCTGCGCGAGCTGCTGGCCGTGCCCGATAACTACAAAGTGCTGTTTTTGCAGGGTGGCGCTACCGCCCAATTCGCCGCCGTCCCATTAAATCTGCTGGGTGATGCTAGCAGCGTGGACTATCTCAACAGCGGAAGCTGGTCGAAAAAGGCCATTGCCGAGGCGAAAAACTACACCTCGGTCAACGTCGTGGCCGAGGGCGGCAACACCGATCCGATGACCATCCCTCCGCAGGCGGAATGGGCGCTCGATCCCAACGCTGCGTATCTCCATTACTGCGCCAATGAGACGATTACAGGCGTTGAGCTCCACGAGCCTCCCCAGGTCGGGGATGTTCCATTGGTATCGGACATGTCCTCGACATTTCTGTCACGGCCGATTGATGTCTCCCGCTATGGCGTGATTTATGCCGGGGCGCAAAAGAATTTTGGCCCGGCTGGTCTAACGGTTGTCATCGTTCGCGATGACCTGCTCGACCGCGCCAGTCACCAGACGCCCTCTGTCTGGCATAACCAGCGCCAGGCCGAGGCAGACTCGATGCTGAATACCCCCGCAACCTATAGTTGGTATATCGCGGGTCTGGTCTTTCAGTGGCTGCAAGCCGAGGGTGGGTTAAGCGCGATGGGTGAGCGCAACCAGCGCAAGGCGGCTCGGCTGTATGCCGCCATTGATGCGTCGGATTTCTACCGCAATCCGGTTGCTCCCGAGGTGCGCTCGCTCATGAACGTTCCGTTCGTACTCGCGGATGATCAGCTGGATGGCCAGTTCCTTGACGAAGCGGCTAAAGCAGGCTTGCACACGCTTAAGGGTCACCGATCCGTCGGCGGGATGCGCGCGAGTATCTACAACGCAATGCCTGAAGCCGGGGTGGATGCCCTGATTGACTTTATGGCTGATTTTGAACGACGTCACGGCTAATAGATATGCATAAGATACTGACCATGAACAATATCTCGGCGCGTGGACTGGATCGCTTTCCGCGTGAACAATTCGAGATTGCCTCGGAAATGTCCAATCCGGACGCGGTCTTGCTGCGCTCTGCGAAGCTCCACGACTGGGACATTCCAGACACGCTTAAAGCGGTGGGGCGTGCGGGCGCCGGGGTCAACAATATCCCGGTT contains:
- the gyrA gene encoding DNA gyrase subunit A — its product is MSSVAKEILPVNLEDEMRQSYLDYAMSVIVGRALPDVRDGLKPVHRRVLHAMRELGNDWNKPYKKSARVVGDVIGKYHPHGDSAVYDTIVRMAQDFSMRYPLVDGQGNFGSIDGDNAAAMRYTEVRMARIAHELLADIDKETVDFADNYDGSEREPQVLPTRVPNFLINGGSGIAVGMATNVPPHNLTEVVDACVALIDDETLDIEQLMEIIPGPDLPTRGIINGVEGVREAYRTGRGRLVMRARCQFEHDESNGKASIVVNELPYQVNKARLLEKIAELVKEKRIEGITELRDESDKDGIRMVIELRRGEVPEVILNNLYQQTQLETVFGINMVALHEGQPKQHNLKDVLEAFISHRREVVTRRTVFELRKARERAHVLEGLAVALANIDEVIALIKASPTSSDAKAALVSRDWAPGVVSDMLARAGAEASRPEELGSDVGLVGQAYRLTESQAQAILDLRLHRLTGLEQDRIVDEYREILERIEGLLAILASSERLMEVIRDELLEARERYGDERRSEILEHRLDLTMEDLIPEQDVVVTLSHGGYAKSQPIDVYQAQRRGGKGKAATRMRDEDFVDKLWIANSHDTLLCFSSHGKCYWLKVYELPHGSRGSKGKPIVNLLPLEEDERINAVLPVSEFDGDYHVFMATQQGTVKKTPLSHFSRPRSSGIIAVHLADGDRLVNVGMTDGNSDIMLLTSAGKAIRFEESKVRAMGRTAAGVRGVRLAPGQTVIECLILGEGHVLTVTENGFGKVTPVADYPLRGRGGMGVIGIQTSERNGAVVGAAQVSEDDEVMLISNGGTLVRTRAAEISVLSRNTQGVKLISLGRGEHLVGLARIESLEDDVEEMDPDTAD
- a CDS encoding HAD family hydrolase yields the protein MTPFALARGVLLDLDGTLFDTAPDLINAMNTLREEQSLPPLPAAEFANAVGHGSAPMIARAFHLSPDQPRFEPLRVRFLELYHESLSAETLPYEGMEPMLETLEAAGVPWGIVTNKPGWLTRPLINELGYHERPDCLVTGDDIALRKPHPHQVLEGCRRLGLAPAECVVVGDAERDIQAGRGAGTMTLAALYGYLSGDDHAERWGADGLISHPLETLRWVDLGVASTAQSATA
- a CDS encoding YbhB/YbcL family Raf kinase inhibitor-like protein; its protein translation is MGFALSSLQVRSSAFGTHEPIPVRYTGDGDDVAPSIYWQGAPEGTQGFAVICHDPDAPLISPGSYGFVHWVYYNIPGEVNGLEEGSEAYTNGVTDFGRQAYGGPMPPEGHGLHHYYFWVLALDQALNLEPGLTLWQFLDQVEPHVIGMNRLIGTYER
- a CDS encoding SDR family NAD(P)-dependent oxidoreductase, coding for MTLELPFVKNPQPVSGRLAGQRLLITGAAGSLGGALAEMIAAEGGELVLLDSDLKGLEALHDRIEAAGHGQPGLYPLDLMGASPDDYTELAERIRSALGGLDVVIQAAAALGEPAPIGLYAPQQWLETLHVNLNGAFMMTQACLPLLRESAGAMLFISDACGRSGQAAMGAYAVSKWGLEGLMQTLAAESSEAHPVTACSIDPGPLRSGLRRRAYAGEMPEEAPIPEGAAAAILSLLGTEGSPKNGGQYKVTT
- a CDS encoding squalene/phytoene synthase family protein, whose protein sequence is MDPLDYCRQKVAPDGSSIYYALLFAPNEARAGLTALAAYRAEILEIPREVSEAGVGAVKLTWWQEELERLRNGAPRHPVMQALLPSAQSHGLNLEGLGEVIEAARMDLEYGRYPTLRELTLYCHRAGGAIADLAWRLTGARGDEVAPFAHDLSMGLELTRMIRHVRRDVRAGRVYIPEDELTLAGLDTETLLDEHPSQARQELMERQGARARRFLDSAIAQLPGDARRGQTHGLVLAVLYRRLLDTLAHEGYPVVAREHHLTPLRKFWLAWRTARRPGAVKPGPGEIPK
- a CDS encoding endonuclease III domain-containing protein; its protein translation is MGAFAELYEDLHGALGPQAWWPAESRFEVLVGAVLTQNAAWRNVEQAITRLRDAALFAPEAILAAPVARVAECIRPSGYYNIKTQRLRAACEAWLALGGEQGMAAMPTLALRNALLAVHGLGPESVDDVLLYGFERPVFVIDAYTRRIFSRIGVVDPRAGYDTLQQQFQADLPVDAQQFNEYHALIVQLGKSFCRPRQPRCGDCPLLSRCAHGRAEMNQRS
- a CDS encoding TRZ/ATZ family hydrolase codes for the protein MIPVEQILHPDWVLPIEPAGEVLTGHSIAIDQGRIAAIEPRQALESRHQAAAVKELPGQVIMPGLINAHTHAAMTLLRGYADDLPLMTWLESHIWPAEQAHVGEAFVRDGSALAVLEMLRGGITCFNDMYFFPETTAAVAAEAGMRATVGMILIDFPTPYASGPEAYFEKGEALHAQWANDPLIDTTMAPHAPYTVSEPHLVRAAELAERHGRRLHMHIHETLGEIDASVEKTGSRPLMRLDALGLVGPQLLAVHMTHLDERERDRISATGAHVIHCPEANLKLASGICPIADLAARGVGLALGTDGAASNNNLDILGEMRTAAMLAKGASLDATALPAHQALEIATLGGARAIGRDQEIGSLVVGKAADLVSLDLNTPEADPLHDVASQVVYACGREAVRDVWIAGRHVLKAREPVTLDVPAIRARAAEWRDKLQR
- the rluB gene encoding 23S rRNA pseudouridine(2605) synthase RluB produces the protein MSSEKLQKVLARAGVGSRRELERWIADGRVRVDGQKATLGDRVEPGARIHVDGRLVNTASLEAPARRVIAYHKPTGELVTRSDPEGRRTVFTRLPRVKGARWIAIGRLDINTAGLLLVTTDGELANRLMHPRHEIARDYAVRVYGRVDEATRQRLTQGVDLEDGRAAFDALAPLDTDRAANEWYRVRLREGRNRLVRRLWESQGLQVSRLMRVQYGPIEMPAGLREGQFDELDTPRINALLEAVGLDPEPTRPRPARRPRRR
- the ubiG gene encoding bifunctional 2-polyprenyl-6-hydroxyphenol methylase/3-demethylubiquinol 3-O-methyltransferase UbiG encodes the protein MSQNADQAEIAKFDEDASAWWDPAGPFAPLHAINPLRLDYIERHAGPLRGRRVLDVGCGGGILSEAMAERGAQVTGIDLAEHSLEIAGLHALETGVEVDYRAIAAESLADEAPGEWDVVTCLELLEHVPDPASIVYACAALVRPGGQVYFSTINRNARAWLFAIVGAEHLLRLLPRGTHDARSFIQPAELARWSRRGGLSIEDMTGLQYNPLTQTYALSEDISVNYLMQATRPEVR
- the serC gene encoding 3-phosphoserine/phosphohydroxythreonine transaminase gives rise to the protein MARVYNFSAGPAVLPEPVLEQAASEMLDWHGTGMSVMEMSHRGKSFVSIAEQAEAALRELLAVPDNYKVLFLQGGATAQFAAVPLNLLGDASSVDYLNSGSWSKKAIAEAKNYTSVNVVAEGGNTDPMTIPPQAEWALDPNAAYLHYCANETITGVELHEPPQVGDVPLVSDMSSTFLSRPIDVSRYGVIYAGAQKNFGPAGLTVVIVRDDLLDRASHQTPSVWHNQRQAEADSMLNTPATYSWYIAGLVFQWLQAEGGLSAMGERNQRKAARLYAAIDASDFYRNPVAPEVRSLMNVPFVLADDQLDGQFLDEAAKAGLHTLKGHRSVGGMRASIYNAMPEAGVDALIDFMADFERRHG
- a CDS encoding peptidylprolyl isomerase codes for the protein MKLLPLGFALATAVGAGVANAENPRVVFETTAGDIQLELYADDAPVSVENFLAYVDDGFYDGTIFHRVIPGFVIQGGGFDEEMTRQDTRDPIVNEADNGLKNERGTLSMARTQARDSATSQFFVNLADNPFLDHGERDFGYAVFARVVEGMAVVDEIAAGETARRNGMADVPVEPVRVERARRLSGD